In Alteromonas macleodii, the sequence GTTCATCAGGCAGCGTCAGCCTTGGCAATACACTCACCATCATGAGTGATAGAGCATGATAACGCTGCATTGTGCTATCCATATGACTGTTTAGCTCATCAAACTGACAAGACTGGGTAATAATTAAAGATATCAAATCTACTAATAGCGCCCTATCTGCATTTGAGGCAATAAGAATACCTCGCTTCGATAGTGACTCGAAAAGAAACGCTAATTGTTTATTTAAGCTAGATAGGATGTGCTGCCTAGGCCGCACAATACTCGGGTATTTTTCCGCCAAGTCAGCTGGACTGCGATAGAAGAAGCGAAATACATGGATGCTATCGATAAGAAGATACAGGTAGTACATGATTTCTTCAGCGTGAAGCGTGTCGAGCTTTTCTCGATTTAGCACCTTCTGCATTTGTTGTTCATGCATTTTCATCAGCGCACTAACTAGGCTGTCTTTACCTTTAAAGTGGTAATAAAGGTTTCCCGGACTAATATCCATTTCGACGGCGATATCCACACTGGTTACCGTGTTTTCGCCGTGCTCATTAAATAATGTTAGCGCGGTGAGTAGTATTTTCTGCGCGGTTTTCATAGTTCAGTTCGACCCTTTGCCAACCCTATGCGTTAGTTTTTGCTAATGGAACACCTTACATAAACACCAAATAAAGTTGGGCAACACCTGCTAACATTCCTAAAATAGCGCCCGTTACGATGAGTTTCCACTCATCTTGTTGATAAGCTGGGCGCAACACCCCTTCGAATTCTTCAACACTCAGTGCCTGCATGCGCTCGCTCAAATCGTGTCCAATCTGCATAGCATTGTTGGCATAATCAAAGGCATAAAGTAAGTATTTATCGGAATTATCAAATATTTGACGTACGGCTAGCGCCTTCATTTGATGGTAATTTTCTGACCCCACACCTAACGCGAAATAAGGCTGAGCGATAGCAACGTAACGTTCAATAGCATCATTAACATGAAGCTCTATTAGCTCTAAAAGCTGCGCAGAACCAGAACCGTGCAATATAACGTGGGTAATGTTTTTCGGCGTTATCAGCTTTTTTTCAATAATGCTTGAGTAAACTTCTGATACTTCTTTTTGCCGCTTTAAAAACATACCCTGAATAGTAATAGGCCCGAGTTTTCGTGGGCGTTTGGGCTCAAATATAATTTTGATGGCAATATAATTAGTCGCATAACCCACAAGCAAGCCGCCTAGGGGTAATATCCACCATGCTTGATAGAAATACCAAAGCAGCATGGTCGGTAAGCCGAACAGGAAGCCGAAATAAAAGCCAGAACGCACTATAAACGGAAATTCTTTGCTGCCGGCGGTTAAGAAAATCTCATTGACAAGTTCTGGGGTGTTAACAAGTTGTTCAACCACCAACTCTTTAATATCTAAAATTTCTGAAACGTTATGCTGAAAGTCGTCCACCATTTTGTGGACCACATTGGGGATGTCGTTTTCGATACGCTGGTAAACTAGATTTTTGCCTTGCACAGGCAAAGCAGCCCAAAGTTGAGGCGCTGACTGGGCCATTACGTCATTAACAACTTTGCGAATAACCTGACCTAAGCGGCGCTCGATAGCCTTCGTTAGCTCATCTGCATCTAAACGCTGGGCTAATTCTTCAACACTTAGCAATTTACCTAAAACTAGCTCTACCTCAATCTCTGCCATTT encodes:
- a CDS encoding TetR/AcrR family transcriptional regulator, translated to MKTAQKILLTALTLFNEHGENTVTSVDIAVEMDISPGNLYYHFKGKDSLVSALMKMHEQQMQKVLNREKLDTLHAEEIMYYLYLLIDSIHVFRFFYRSPADLAEKYPSIVRPRQHILSSLNKQLAFLFESLSKRGILIASNADRALLVDLISLIITQSCQFDELNSHMDSTMQRYHALSLMMVSVLPRLTLPDEQKHELEQMLNSHDFVRNASTPSPLDFA
- a CDS encoding DUF445 domain-containing protein — encoded protein: MEWNFQTLSLLSIPLISAIVGWLTNFLAVKMMFYPIEFVGIKPFLGWQGLIPAKRRQMAEIEVELVLGKLLSVEELAQRLDADELTKAIERRLGQVIRKVVNDVMAQSAPQLWAALPVQGKNLVYQRIENDIPNVVHKMVDDFQHNVSEILDIKELVVEQLVNTPELVNEIFLTAGSKEFPFIVRSGFYFGFLFGLPTMLLWYFYQAWWILPLGGLLVGYATNYIAIKIIFEPKRPRKLGPITIQGMFLKRQKEVSEVYSSIIEKKLITPKNITHVILHGSGSAQLLELIELHVNDAIERYVAIAQPYFALGVGSENYHQMKALAVRQIFDNSDKYLLYAFDYANNAMQIGHDLSERMQALSVEEFEGVLRPAYQQDEWKLIVTGAILGMLAGVAQLYLVFM